One stretch of Nicotiana tabacum cultivar K326 chromosome 18, ASM71507v2, whole genome shotgun sequence DNA includes these proteins:
- the LOC107768606 gene encoding histone-lysine N-methyltransferase ASHH3, protein MIEPMPAMKKSAVHGGIGHVFNKLTSEIGDPVDFELPDWLNKWQPTPFTYIKRNIYLTKKVKRRLEDDGIFCSCSSTAGSSDVCGRDCLCSILWSSCSSGCKCGSACLNKPFHQRPVKKMKIVMTEKCGSGIEAGEDIKRKDFVIEYVGEVIDDKTCEERLWKMKHSGETNFYLCEINRDMVIDATYKGNKSRYINHSCCPNTEMQKWLMDGETRIGIFATRDIKKGEHLTYDYQFVQFGADQDCHCGAVKCRRKLGIKPKKRKLSSSDAALKLVACQVAASSPKVKALLSLKHGCQTGVPPKGSWNCDSAQRIQRPRNCVGHLIRIIRFSDQRSFGIIKQFDSITKKHLIMFEDGSVEYVDMSTEDWEFCNFLV, encoded by the exons ATGATTGAACCCATGCCAGCTATGAAGAAG AGTGCTGTCCATGGTGGGATTGGGCATGTATTCAACAAATTGACAAGCGAGATTGGAGATCCTGTTGACTTTGAACTTCCAGATTGGTTGAATAAATGGCAACCCACACCCTTTACCTATATAAAGCGTA ATATATACCTCACCAAGAAGGTTAAGCGGCGGCTGGAAGATGATGGCATATTTTGTTCCTGCAGTTCAACAGCAGGATCTTCGGACGTGTGCGGCAGGGATTGTCTGTGTAG CATTTTATGGTCTAGCTGCTCCTCAGGGTGTAAATGTGGGAGTGCTTGTCTGAACAAACCATTCCATCAACGTCCTGTGAAGAAGATGAAAATAGTTATG ACTGAGAAATGTGGCAGTGGGATTGAGGCAGGTGAAGATATCAAGAGAAAAGATTTTGTTATAGAATAtgttggagaag TTATTGATGACAAAACATGTGAAGAGAGACTTTGGAAAATGAAGCATAGTGGGGAAACAAACTTTTACTTGTGTGAGATCAATCGGGATATGGTGATTGATGCCACTTACAAGGGCAACAAATCCAGATACATTAATCATAGCTGTTGTCCAAATACTGAGATGCAGAAATG GTTGATGGATGGTGAGACAAGAATTGGCATATTTGCGACACGTGACATTAAAAAGGGCGAGCATCTGACCTACGATTATCA GTTCGTTCAATTTGGTGCAGATCAAGATTGCCACTGTGGTGCTGTAAAATGTAGGCGAAAGCTGGGAATTAAACCTAAAAAACGAAAACTTTCCTCTTCAGATGCTGCATTAAAGTTAGTGGCATGTCAAGTTGCTGCGTCCTCTCCCAAAGTGAAAGCATTGCTATCTCTAAAACAT GGTTGTCAAACTGGAGTTCCTCCAAAAG GAAGTTGGAATTGTGACTCTGCTCAGAGAATCCAGCGTCCTCGTAACTGTGTAGGTCATCTTATAAGAATAATTCGCTTCTCTGATCAAAG GTCTTTTGGAATTATAAAACAGTTTGACAGCATCACCAAAAAACATTTG ATCATG